One genomic segment of Chitinophaga parva includes these proteins:
- a CDS encoding ABC-three component system protein has protein sequence MTPEQLKTYIVSLNNGSGCLFQPMEGINAYTYILTAKHLFEGTRRDENGNNTTYDTRNGDTVPITRLTYQAGSWSEIIFNFVVNKGENYFASPNADAVILKIDFLAGFDKIFQSSISPATNGYGLNGYPNIYRPRAVGERSTTHAISRLISGGSQTYGAQLENVTLAQLQLQGMSGGGIVKIIDNAISIIGIQSKVAHQMLAGGQIDFVPMEYFNQIIKSVANPQKLSALYPPFLHSFEFLKNDAFLLEVDEIDEGNIEGARITLRNKAEQIVKSDISPQGIKELFEARLLIIEGETSCFSHKEIWIAWLEFLTILNIVKYDPIQKTMLSNIFNEYRLKYIDGHGWTEVRKDLGRSDYIGLKPDSTIFVSSKTPPKSSFILKKGKVIDIAKPYDKRGFKTDEGIDPFTSFDFVHLEHFKEICIIRKLSEYQDLNEDQLLEKLKSEYHELFD, from the coding sequence ATGACACCCGAGCAACTCAAAACCTATATTGTATCCCTAAACAATGGTAGCGGATGCTTGTTCCAACCAATGGAAGGAATAAATGCATACACCTACATTCTGACTGCCAAACATCTTTTTGAGGGCACGAGGCGGGATGAAAATGGAAATAATACAACCTATGATACAAGAAATGGAGATACTGTTCCCATTACCAGACTTACCTATCAGGCTGGAAGTTGGTCTGAGATCATATTTAATTTTGTAGTTAATAAAGGGGAAAACTATTTTGCGTCACCGAATGCTGATGCGGTTATTTTAAAGATCGACTTTCTCGCCGGTTTCGATAAGATCTTTCAATCCAGTATCAGCCCAGCCACTAACGGATATGGTTTGAATGGCTATCCGAATATTTACAGACCACGCGCTGTAGGTGAGAGAAGTACAACACATGCGATTTCACGACTGATTTCTGGTGGTTCACAGACCTATGGCGCACAACTGGAAAATGTAACCCTAGCACAACTTCAACTCCAAGGAATGTCTGGTGGAGGAATTGTAAAAATCATAGATAACGCAATTTCGATTATTGGAATTCAAAGCAAGGTCGCTCATCAAATGCTTGCTGGCGGTCAGATTGACTTTGTACCAATGGAATACTTCAACCAGATTATTAAAAGCGTCGCTAACCCGCAGAAATTATCTGCGCTGTATCCGCCTTTTCTGCATTCTTTCGAATTTCTAAAAAATGATGCTTTTTTACTAGAGGTTGACGAAATCGATGAAGGAAATATTGAGGGCGCTAGAATCACACTGAGAAATAAAGCTGAACAGATTGTTAAATCGGATATTAGCCCTCAAGGCATTAAAGAATTGTTTGAAGCGCGATTGTTAATCATTGAGGGCGAAACAAGTTGCTTTTCACACAAAGAAATTTGGATTGCCTGGCTCGAATTTCTCACCATTTTAAATATCGTAAAATATGACCCCATTCAAAAAACAATGCTGTCGAACATTTTCAACGAGTATCGCTTAAAATATATCGATGGCCATGGATGGACTGAGGTACGTAAAGATTTGGGCCGCTCCGACTACATAGGGCTGAAACCAGACTCTACTATATTCGTTAGTTCTAAAACACCGCCAAAATCTTCGTTTATCCTTAAAAAGGGCAAAGTGATTGATATCGCCAAACCCTATGATAAGCGAGGGTTTAAAACCGATGAGGGAATTGATCCATTCACTTCCTTTGACTTTGTACATCTAGAACATTTCAAAGAAATTTGCATTATTAGGAAACTAAGTGAATATCAGGACCTCAATGAAGATCAATTACTTGAAAAACTGAAATCTGAATATCATGAGCTTTTCGATTAA
- a CDS encoding nSTAND3 domain-containing NTPase: MINYNLHLLGWYAFQQLCLTICREILGQTVSQYLGSNDAGKDGAFTGEWKQQGREVLTGRFIIQCKFTSKQGANLSLSDISDEIEKAKKLKKSGRCDCYILLTNAGISGVFEELFVDAFRKNGIETAKIYGNDWICAQIHESKKLRSLVPRVYGLGDLSQILDERAYSQARQLLISMREDLAKIVITSTYHNAARAMDEHGFVLIIGEPAAGKTTIASLLAMAALDQWKLMTIKIERPEQITKHWNPDDPAQFFWIDDAFGVTQYESELVYGWNRILPQVKSMLKQGVKIVMTSRDYIYRSARKDLKEGAFPLFNESQVVIDLHTLTILERQQILYNHLKLGSQNKTFLTQIKPYLPGVADNRRFIPETARRLSDPIFTKTISLDPYSLSEFVEKQESFLTDTIGGLDMHCKAALALIYMRNGFLNSPIKIDEQELSAVERLGSNIGDIITAVDALRDSLLQFVNIDDKSGWRFKHPTIGDAFAKIISNSPEMLEIYLQGTPIEKIFEQVTCGNMKLEKAIVIPINLFETVSAKMLKFNDSSTYKTAFLSKWAAERKLHNFLARRCTPSFLKFHSKQDPQIFDRITKPSLSFDYSEEINLVIKLHREKLLPENYRLIFIEHISYFTNKGDDLTALTDKNLQSVFTRRELKELRASLRTEITPNLSNLLTEEIANFGRQNSETAEEYMENLLERYNILLDEFSEEPKLQKLVTKQIETAKKWIEDNDCSEFSSKPDRKLDTSNETRTFNVIRTIFDDIDSH, translated from the coding sequence ATGATAAACTACAACCTACACTTATTGGGCTGGTACGCCTTTCAACAGCTTTGTTTAACCATATGCCGCGAAATATTAGGACAGACGGTTTCCCAGTATTTGGGTAGCAATGATGCGGGTAAAGATGGTGCATTTACTGGTGAGTGGAAACAGCAGGGACGGGAAGTTCTAACGGGAAGGTTTATAATACAATGTAAATTTACAAGTAAACAGGGGGCAAATCTTAGCCTTTCAGACATATCGGATGAAATTGAAAAAGCAAAAAAACTGAAAAAAAGTGGACGATGTGACTGCTATATTTTACTAACAAATGCGGGCATTTCTGGTGTTTTCGAAGAGCTCTTTGTTGACGCCTTTCGAAAAAATGGTATTGAAACAGCGAAGATCTATGGAAATGATTGGATCTGCGCTCAAATTCATGAAAGTAAGAAGCTTCGCTCTCTAGTACCGCGGGTTTACGGCCTTGGTGATTTAAGTCAAATACTGGATGAACGAGCTTACAGTCAAGCTAGACAGCTTCTAATATCAATGAGAGAGGATCTTGCTAAAATTGTCATAACCTCAACGTATCATAATGCGGCAAGAGCCATGGATGAACATGGCTTCGTGTTGATAATTGGAGAGCCGGCTGCCGGAAAAACAACTATAGCCTCCCTACTGGCAATGGCTGCACTTGACCAGTGGAAATTAATGACGATTAAAATCGAAAGACCTGAACAAATTACTAAACACTGGAATCCCGATGATCCTGCACAATTTTTTTGGATAGATGACGCTTTCGGGGTAACCCAATACGAATCTGAACTAGTTTATGGGTGGAACCGAATTTTACCTCAAGTAAAGTCAATGCTCAAACAAGGTGTCAAGATAGTTATGACCTCAAGAGATTACATTTATCGAAGCGCAAGAAAGGATTTAAAAGAAGGTGCGTTCCCGCTATTTAACGAAAGTCAAGTTGTCATCGACTTACATACATTAACGATACTTGAACGGCAACAAATATTATACAACCATCTAAAATTAGGTAGCCAAAACAAGACTTTCCTAACTCAAATAAAACCATATCTGCCGGGTGTTGCTGATAATAGGCGCTTCATCCCCGAGACAGCTAGACGTTTATCAGATCCAATATTTACTAAAACGATATCTCTCGATCCATACTCCTTAAGTGAGTTTGTTGAAAAACAAGAAAGTTTTTTAACTGACACAATTGGGGGACTAGACATGCACTGTAAGGCCGCGCTAGCGCTTATCTACATGAGAAACGGTTTTCTAAATAGCCCAATCAAGATTGATGAACAAGAACTGTCCGCAGTGGAACGTTTAGGCAGCAACATAGGAGACATTATAACAGCAGTAGACGCCCTCCGAGATAGTCTCCTTCAATTTGTAAATATCGATGACAAGAGTGGATGGCGATTTAAACACCCTACAATTGGAGATGCCTTTGCTAAAATAATATCAAATAGCCCTGAAATGCTGGAAATCTATTTGCAAGGAACGCCAATAGAAAAGATTTTTGAACAGGTAACTTGCGGAAACATGAAATTAGAAAAGGCAATAGTAATTCCAATAAACCTATTTGAGACTGTTAGCGCGAAAATGCTTAAATTCAATGATTCCTCAACCTATAAAACCGCGTTTCTATCTAAATGGGCAGCAGAACGAAAGCTACATAATTTTCTTGCACGCAGGTGTACACCATCTTTTTTAAAGTTCCATTCGAAGCAAGATCCGCAGATTTTTGATAGAATAACAAAACCAAGCTTATCGTTTGATTACTCTGAAGAAATCAATCTAGTGATTAAACTTCATCGCGAAAAACTTTTACCTGAAAATTACAGACTGATATTTATTGAACACATTTCTTATTTTACAAACAAAGGAGATGATTTAACGGCACTGACGGATAAAAACCTGCAATCTGTTTTTACTAGGCGAGAGTTGAAAGAATTACGAGCATCTTTAAGAACAGAAATCACACCAAATCTATCAAATTTGCTTACCGAAGAGATTGCGAATTTTGGACGCCAAAATTCAGAAACAGCTGAAGAATATATGGAAAATTTGTTGGAAAGGTATAACATATTGCTAGATGAATTCAGCGAAGAACCTAAGCTTCAAAAATTAGTTACAAAGCAAATCGAAACAGCTAAAAAATGGATTGAAGATAACGATTGCTCTGAGTTTTCAAGCAAACCAGACAGAAAACTAGATACTTCGAATGAAACGAGAACGTTCAATGTCATAAGAACAATCTTTGATGACATAGACTCTCATTGA
- a CDS encoding AAA family ATPase — protein sequence MKFKKVEISAFRIYDDAKDATFDFSINETTTADFISLYAPNGYGKTSFYDAVEWGMTNNIQRFWQNKSITNSAIDALKNQSDTQVKLWRNIHSKHPTYVKILGEGIEPINRQLKPHGNKKSDAEMDGGESLVNRTFRHVILSQEWISAFLREIDGNRRYEIFMDNPELKEVNSYYKNLKALLAYCQNNISIIGQKISEEEKRVSALESENVLDKINQQIDILIEKFKQSGLYKLTLATTREDVSKLKNLIAERLISFSDDSMIREKLEWLSVTKIGANDYVGIRTYFELEARNKIIVEAQRNIRGILAKFTETENKSNEIAALNKLLIEKETHKSNILTIISQYEEYLRVAGLLLSHEARSNVLLADINNKTIELDNLEIQEAKTKVELNRILAEINEANLTIAGLPERLLLIKKNEQDIVIQNEKITEIKTGLKPLESQVKTIDAEIEAFKKAIADLRNGTYSKMLIDDQDLASSTDAILINQEALVKSNERLTALNERIADQEKLKSELSAFVRQGLDIVNKDRNRNHCPLCEQAFNSHQQLAERIANNTTLDKILQDLFIDKNKLEQEVSRLVELIKSAMERLLLYFEEKIIDKRILLSTVSREVKSLKETNASYESTLETMQNDLRELMMQQLGLSHEAYEQELNSNLSSYKKKEEELNNLLKKQNQTQKILNDILAKSRDELKLLIQIIEALNQSEQYRAVLAWFQINFNTEEASIDILQNELVENELLIKEYFEKIGTLRVEQENITLELSAYDQQAEEKKLYNLVSEKERADAKMDGFRSLLKDKLDIESQFIDFKTLSATLDLKEQGFKLSQITNKSLLEEYSKIEKYADHINEFLRSENAKIQLQNLASEKEFLEQNVRSLLIKEVEKTKSFLQIKVKEFFFEDLINDLYQKIDPHPDFKEVHFSADFDADSPRLDVFVRDRMNKKADLIPNLYFSTAQINILSLSIFLASALNTPDYNCIFIDDPIQSMDSVNILSTIDLLRSLVLNYNKQIILSTHDETFFNLLKKKMPPGQFKSKFLELESVGRVKVEV from the coding sequence ATGAAATTTAAGAAGGTTGAGATTTCGGCATTTCGAATTTACGATGACGCCAAGGATGCAACTTTTGATTTTTCGATTAACGAAACCACTACGGCGGATTTCATCTCTCTATATGCACCCAATGGCTATGGCAAGACCTCCTTCTATGATGCAGTAGAATGGGGAATGACTAATAATATCCAACGGTTTTGGCAAAATAAGTCAATTACCAATAGTGCGATTGATGCTTTAAAGAATCAATCGGATACGCAAGTTAAACTTTGGCGAAATATCCACTCGAAACATCCAACTTACGTCAAAATCTTAGGTGAGGGAATAGAGCCGATCAATCGCCAGCTAAAACCGCACGGGAATAAGAAATCCGATGCTGAAATGGATGGTGGCGAAAGTTTGGTCAACAGAACGTTTCGTCACGTTATTCTTTCACAGGAGTGGATATCCGCTTTCCTACGCGAGATTGACGGGAATAGACGATATGAAATATTCATGGACAATCCCGAATTAAAAGAAGTTAACAGCTACTATAAAAATCTTAAAGCTTTATTGGCGTACTGCCAGAACAACATTTCGATAATCGGTCAAAAGATCAGCGAAGAAGAGAAAAGGGTCTCTGCACTGGAAAGCGAAAATGTCTTGGATAAAATTAATCAACAGATTGATATCCTGATTGAAAAATTTAAACAATCGGGCTTGTATAAACTTACTTTAGCGACAACCAGGGAGGATGTCAGTAAGTTGAAAAACCTCATTGCCGAACGACTGATCTCTTTTAGTGATGATAGCATGATACGTGAAAAGCTCGAATGGTTATCAGTAACGAAGATTGGAGCCAATGATTATGTTGGTATTCGAACATACTTTGAATTGGAAGCAAGAAATAAAATCATTGTAGAAGCACAACGAAATATTCGCGGCATTTTAGCCAAGTTTACGGAGACCGAGAATAAATCGAACGAAATTGCCGCGCTCAACAAATTGTTAATAGAAAAGGAGACGCATAAGAGTAATATTTTAACAATCATTAGCCAATATGAAGAATACTTACGGGTAGCTGGCTTACTGTTATCCCATGAGGCAAGGTCGAATGTTCTTCTGGCAGATATTAACAACAAAACCATCGAACTTGATAATCTCGAAATACAAGAAGCAAAAACTAAGGTTGAATTGAACAGAATCCTTGCTGAAATCAATGAAGCGAATCTGACAATTGCAGGACTTCCTGAACGCCTACTACTTATTAAAAAGAACGAGCAAGATATTGTTATTCAGAACGAAAAAATCACAGAGATTAAGACTGGCTTAAAACCGCTGGAAAGCCAGGTCAAAACCATCGACGCAGAAATAGAGGCATTTAAAAAAGCAATTGCAGATCTTAGAAATGGTACCTATTCGAAGATGCTTATCGATGATCAAGATTTGGCATCGAGTACAGACGCCATCCTAATCAACCAAGAGGCGCTGGTAAAAAGTAATGAACGGCTTACAGCCCTAAATGAACGTATTGCAGATCAAGAAAAGTTAAAATCTGAGTTGTCAGCTTTTGTAAGGCAGGGTTTGGACATTGTTAACAAAGACCGCAACAGAAATCACTGTCCTCTTTGTGAGCAAGCTTTTAATTCGCATCAGCAATTAGCCGAGCGAATCGCTAATAATACAACGTTAGACAAAATACTTCAGGACCTTTTCATAGACAAAAATAAATTAGAGCAGGAAGTCTCACGACTAGTAGAGTTGATCAAAAGTGCAATGGAACGATTGCTGCTTTATTTTGAAGAAAAAATAATAGACAAACGGATATTATTATCAACTGTGTCCCGTGAAGTAAAGAGTTTAAAAGAAACAAATGCCTCGTATGAGAGCACTTTGGAAACCATGCAGAACGATCTGCGTGAACTCATGATGCAACAGCTCGGTTTGAGTCACGAGGCCTACGAACAAGAATTGAATAGCAATCTAAGTTCATACAAGAAAAAAGAAGAGGAGTTAAACAATTTACTGAAAAAGCAGAACCAGACACAAAAAATCCTCAATGATATTTTGGCAAAATCGCGAGATGAGCTCAAACTCTTGATTCAAATTATCGAGGCACTCAACCAGTCGGAACAATACCGCGCGGTACTAGCATGGTTTCAAATTAATTTCAATACAGAGGAAGCTTCTATAGACATCTTGCAGAATGAACTTGTGGAAAACGAACTTTTAATTAAGGAATATTTTGAAAAAATTGGCACCTTGCGGGTTGAGCAAGAAAACATAACCCTAGAATTGAGTGCCTACGATCAACAGGCAGAAGAAAAAAAGTTGTATAATTTAGTTTCTGAAAAAGAACGCGCGGATGCAAAAATGGATGGTTTCAGGAGCTTGCTGAAAGATAAGCTGGACATCGAATCTCAGTTCATCGACTTCAAGACTCTGTCGGCTACGCTTGATTTGAAAGAACAAGGCTTCAAACTTTCGCAGATAACTAATAAGTCCTTACTAGAAGAGTACTCAAAAATTGAAAAATATGCAGACCATATTAATGAATTTCTACGGTCGGAGAATGCTAAAATACAATTGCAAAATCTAGCATCAGAAAAAGAATTTTTGGAGCAAAATGTACGATCATTATTAATCAAAGAAGTTGAAAAAACCAAGTCCTTCCTTCAAATAAAAGTCAAAGAATTTTTTTTCGAAGATTTGATTAATGACTTATACCAAAAAATTGATCCACACCCAGACTTTAAAGAAGTGCATTTCAGCGCTGATTTTGACGCAGACTCTCCTCGTTTAGATGTTTTTGTCAGGGACCGGATGAACAAAAAGGCAGACCTTATACCCAATCTATACTTCAGCACCGCACAGATTAATATTCTAAGTTTAAGCATATTTTTGGCTTCAGCGTTAAATACTCCTGATTACAACTGTATTTTTATTGATGATCCAATCCAGTCCATGGACAGTGTCAACATTCTTTCTACCATTGATCTTTTACGGAGCTTGGTATTGAATTATAATAAGCAAATCATCCTTTCCACACATGATGAAACATTTTTTAATTTGTTAAAGAAAAAAATGCCACCGGGGCAATTCAAATCGAAGTTTTTGGAACTCGAAAGCGTCGGCCGAGTGAAAGTCGAAGTTTAA
- a CDS encoding ABC-three component system middle component 1, whose amino-acid sequence MSFSINQFIDTLNAKFENLSVDYQELDYNGKIPVFFVRSKSLEDLTADWIKLVDVIAFDFQSQLTDEFQIWNIYIFFIRPAGIEDMVNYNSLKLKIENDTFSSRKILVEDMENDVIINEHIVNGNVHFSVDQVAPAAVTFDANPILWSILEVKTLKKQKMTAEASSAFEELLKQLKTPRP is encoded by the coding sequence ATGAGCTTTTCGATTAACCAGTTTATTGATACCTTAAATGCCAAATTTGAAAACCTCTCAGTCGACTACCAGGAGCTAGACTATAACGGAAAAATCCCGGTGTTTTTTGTGAGAAGTAAAAGCCTTGAAGATTTGACTGCGGACTGGATAAAATTGGTGGATGTTATTGCATTTGACTTTCAAAGCCAGCTGACCGATGAGTTCCAGATCTGGAATATCTATATTTTCTTTATTAGACCGGCAGGGATTGAAGATATGGTTAACTATAACAGTCTTAAGCTAAAAATTGAAAACGATACTTTCTCCAGTAGAAAGATTTTGGTTGAAGACATGGAAAACGATGTGATTATTAACGAACATATCGTTAACGGGAATGTGCACTTTTCAGTGGATCAGGTTGCCCCAGCTGCCGTGACATTCGACGCAAACCCTATACTTTGGTCGATTCTAGAAGTAAAGACATTGAAAAAGCAGAAGATGACTGCTGAAGCCAGTAGTGCTTTCGAAGAGCTATTAAAACAACTTAAAACGCCCCGTCCATGA
- a CDS encoding ComEC/Rec2 family competence protein has translation MIFKFLKAQNGDCTLIKYTDNSGAQRNIIIDSGLDATYFDLATNTFGELKAEIDDIKAHDQRIDLLILTHIDNDHICGFLKLFEMDEQIPGIINMVWFNSGKLIAEKIEIEANKALAIKMQQQGVVATGVSEGIDFEDFLLKYDFWARDLILGGQRHVIHDAQFEILGPTIAQLHKLLKEYQDKTEDDAYTSAGTNDWRTDVESFIQEEVSNYNFSQDTSVKNGSSISFILTLKGKKFVFLGDSHPRPITKALAELGHTAKKPLAVEFLKVSHHGSKANTNKKLLSTLDTEHYIISTNSQVYGHPHKRTLSRIIARNPNAIFHFNYENVRENIFSEADRGKYNIRARLTPSIFYKI, from the coding sequence ATGATATTCAAATTCTTAAAAGCCCAAAATGGTGATTGCACCTTAATTAAATATACGGATAATAGCGGTGCCCAACGTAATATTATCATAGACTCAGGACTTGACGCCACTTATTTTGACCTAGCTACAAACACGTTTGGCGAACTTAAAGCTGAAATTGATGATATCAAAGCTCACGATCAAAGAATTGACTTACTGATCCTAACGCATATCGACAATGATCATATTTGTGGGTTTTTGAAGCTTTTTGAAATGGATGAGCAAATTCCAGGGATTATTAACATGGTCTGGTTCAATTCTGGAAAGTTGATCGCGGAAAAGATTGAGATTGAGGCGAATAAAGCACTCGCTATAAAGATGCAACAGCAGGGAGTAGTTGCAACGGGTGTTAGCGAAGGAATTGACTTTGAGGATTTTCTATTAAAATATGATTTTTGGGCACGAGATTTAATTCTAGGTGGACAGAGGCATGTCATTCATGATGCCCAATTCGAAATCTTAGGCCCGACCATTGCCCAGCTTCACAAGCTCTTAAAAGAATATCAGGATAAAACGGAGGACGATGCTTATACTAGCGCTGGAACTAATGATTGGAGGACAGACGTAGAAAGCTTTATCCAGGAAGAAGTTTCCAACTATAATTTTTCACAAGATACCAGTGTAAAGAATGGCAGTTCAATTTCTTTTATTTTAACATTGAAAGGTAAAAAGTTTGTTTTTCTTGGAGATTCTCATCCGAGACCAATAACCAAGGCGTTAGCAGAATTGGGGCATACTGCAAAGAAGCCGTTGGCAGTAGAGTTTCTTAAAGTCTCACATCATGGCAGTAAAGCCAATACAAACAAAAAACTACTATCAACGTTAGATACCGAGCACTATATCATTAGTACTAACAGCCAGGTTTATGGACATCCGCATAAGAGAACTCTTTCCCGAATAATAGCAAGAAACCCCAATGCAATATTTCATTTTAATTATGAAAATGTAAGAGAAAATATTTTTAGCGAGGCCGATCGGGGGAAGTATAATATACGCGCACGCCTCACTCCTTCTATCTTTTATAAAATATGA
- a CDS encoding RNA polymerase sigma factor, with product MTIFAFKPKLNRPGKMVDDKDIWDAFRSGNESALQVVFDKYYTPLFNYGHKFTPDDHLIEDALQDLFVKLWKNRDRVQATASVKNYLYKSFRRVLLRAMDTQQRKHSFSLLDNFLDLDQELAYDQTLISREQLEKLRGQLRLALSRMTPRQREIIHLRYFEEMEYGEIAAVMQLSVSSTYKLLYKAIDGLRTYLSKSDLLLLAALLALKKI from the coding sequence TTGACCATCTTCGCATTTAAACCAAAACTGAACCGACCGGGAAAGATGGTGGACGACAAAGATATATGGGATGCTTTTCGTTCGGGAAATGAAAGTGCGCTGCAGGTCGTCTTTGACAAATACTATACACCTTTATTTAACTACGGTCACAAATTCACACCAGACGATCACCTGATTGAAGATGCCTTGCAGGACTTATTTGTTAAGCTCTGGAAGAACCGGGACCGGGTACAGGCTACAGCATCTGTAAAGAACTACCTCTACAAGTCATTCCGCCGCGTACTCCTGCGCGCGATGGACACACAACAGCGTAAACATAGCTTTTCCTTGCTGGACAACTTTCTGGACCTGGACCAGGAGCTGGCGTATGATCAAACGTTGATCAGCCGCGAGCAGCTGGAAAAGCTCCGCGGGCAACTGCGCCTGGCATTAAGCAGGATGACGCCGCGCCAGCGTGAGATCATCCACCTGCGCTACTTCGAAGAAATGGAGTACGGGGAAATTGCCGCCGTCATGCAACTGTCGGTTTCCAGTACCTATAAATTACTATATAAGGCTATAGACGGCCTGCGCACCTATTTGTCCAAGTCAGACCTCCTGTTGCTGGCGGCGTTACTTGCCTTGAAAAAAATCTAA
- a CDS encoding FecR family protein translates to MDLPNQSYEHYTTTTFFEDEQFIRHVLHPDEASVAHWGQVAAQYPAQRTAMEEARIWIQLLHGQRSYQPAVSSQQLWDKIAQDMEQHDRRERQVYRPLRIAARWISAAAAVLIFALLSREWSSLGEKQYATDYGKQEQVVLPDESVITLNGHSAIHYVRTWKSGKPRQIWLQGEAFFEVKHVALQNRLRQSDSFHVYVSDLALTVTGTKFNVRNRRGITEVSLLEGSLRIEKTGPGAFVKMLKPGDAYVYDSSRQLLTTMEGRQPQANRAWTNDELDADGYTLGDILHVLEDTYGYDITLTSPQLAQRTLSGTIPATSADDILFVIRKAFNLKINQKGKHLIISPNL, encoded by the coding sequence ATGGATCTTCCAAACCAGTCATACGAGCATTACACCACTACCACTTTCTTTGAGGATGAGCAGTTTATCCGCCATGTATTGCACCCGGATGAAGCATCTGTTGCCCACTGGGGGCAGGTGGCCGCGCAGTATCCTGCCCAAAGAACGGCCATGGAGGAAGCCCGTATCTGGATACAGTTGCTGCATGGACAACGGTCTTACCAGCCCGCGGTCAGCAGCCAGCAGTTGTGGGACAAGATCGCGCAGGATATGGAACAACACGACCGGCGGGAGCGGCAGGTGTACCGGCCCTTGCGCATAGCCGCCAGGTGGATCAGCGCTGCTGCAGCGGTGCTGATCTTCGCCCTACTCTCGCGTGAATGGTCGTCCCTTGGGGAAAAACAGTATGCTACCGACTATGGGAAACAGGAACAGGTAGTCTTGCCTGATGAATCGGTGATCACGCTCAATGGCCATTCTGCCATTCATTATGTACGCACCTGGAAGTCCGGGAAACCGCGCCAGATCTGGCTGCAGGGTGAAGCCTTCTTCGAAGTGAAACACGTGGCCCTGCAGAACCGCCTGCGCCAGTCAGACTCCTTTCATGTGTACGTAAGTGACCTGGCACTGACCGTTACCGGTACTAAATTCAATGTGCGGAACCGCCGCGGTATCACAGAAGTATCGCTGCTGGAAGGTAGTCTCCGGATCGAAAAAACAGGACCCGGTGCATTTGTCAAAATGCTCAAACCCGGGGATGCCTATGTGTACGACAGCAGCAGGCAACTGCTGACAACCATGGAAGGCAGGCAGCCGCAGGCCAACAGGGCGTGGACCAACGACGAACTGGATGCGGATGGTTATACCCTCGGGGATATCCTGCATGTGCTGGAAGATACCTATGGTTATGACATTACTTTAACATCACCACAACTTGCACAAAGAACGTTGTCAGGTACCATCCCTGCCACCAGTGCAGACGACATCCTTTTTGTTATCAGGAAGGCGTTCAATCTTAAAATCAACCAAAAGGGAAAACATTTAATTATCAGCCCAAATCTGTAG